A genomic stretch from Hemitrygon akajei chromosome 10, sHemAka1.3, whole genome shotgun sequence includes:
- the zc3h12b gene encoding probable ribonuclease ZC3H12B isoform X2 has protein sequence MTAWSMFEKLNMENSSSKEDRKLHLDIGDCRSDSEDWTSSESDTEQLPNKKKGNEIVSKPHRQLCRSPCLERPVLSKCSVLQDFQSEDNKSKFDEGCKSTSLDKEYQAKMEFALKLGYSGEQIQTVLNKLGSDALINDILAELVRLGNKSESEPQPNSMGNSGTLVPRGQCVKEITSPELSLEDEVVDDSDNLRPIVIDGSNVAMSHGNKEVFSCLGIQLAAEYFLEKGHKDITVFVPAWRKEQSRPDAPIKDQEILRKLEKEKILVFTPSRRVQGRRVVCYDDRFIVKLAFESDGIIVSNDNYRDLQNEKPEWKKFIEERLLMYSFVNDKFMPPDDPLGRHGPSLDNFLRKRPVIPEHKKQPCPYGKKCTYGHKCKYYHPERVNQLQRSVADELRASAKLSAVKTMSEGALAKCGIAISGVKGEAVSEIKRVAPKRQSDPSIRSVVCEPEERLTPAHRLETNSVPSLVTASSVPAFQANKNHAASAMSTRSASSPVPCSKQFTHQKSSQEHISTLHYPPILVTNSHGNSVSYTEQYPKYDSTLDTGYYSMINDFSNLSMNSLRNHDSYYGLDSDHGLYSRNPSPHSETCIAGNDSYSSYNDLAYLGTVDTGPEENVKAHQPQTHNRLQPFVHGYHEPITRVQSYGPEEPKQPQRKQSVSHLVPHIQHSAVGARSSCPGDYPFPQKIHPSTNNQTGRALVMTRLDSISDSRLYESNPMRQRRPPLCREQHTSWDHLPCVTDSYRYPSYPLTNNLMQPNYDPGMFRSMPEKIEQIWRSPWQGMPAEQQDHLTIREHQYQTYRNLCNIFPADIVHAVMEKNPHVTDPQHLAAEIVAKQLRSGR, from the exons ATGACTGCCTGGTCAATGTTTGAGAAGTTGAATATGGAGAACAGCTCCTCCAAAGAAGACAGGAAGCTTCATCTAGACATTGGTGACTGCAGGTCAGATTCTGAGGACTGGACAAGCTCCGAAAGTGATACAGAACAACTCCCTAATAAGAAAAAAGGGAATGAGATTGTGAGCAAACCACACAGACAACTCTGCCGTTCTCCTTGTCTTGAACGACCTGTTCTTTCCAAGTGCAGTGTCCTGCAGGATTTTCAGAGTGAGGATAATAAATCCAAATTTGATGAAGGCTGCAAGTCTACAAGTTTAGATAAAGAATACCAGGCCAAGATGGAGTTTGCCTTAAAGCTAGGATATTCAGGAGAACAGATACAAACTGTGCTCAATAAACTGGGGTCAGATGCTCTTATTAATGACATTTTAGCGGAACTGGTCAGACTTGGTAACAAAAGTGAATCGGAGCCACAGCCGAATAGCATGGGTAATTCCGGTACCCTTGTACCAAGGGGCCAGTGTGTGAAGGAGATCACTAGCCCAGAACTGTCTTTGGAGGATGAAGTGGTGGATGATTCTGACAACTTGAGACCTATAGTCATCGATGGAAGTAATGTGGCAATGAG TCATGGAAACAAGGAAGTGTTCTCTTGCCTGGGAATTCAGCTAGCTGCAGAGTATTTCCTGGAAAAAGGACACAAGGACATCACAGTGTTTGTTCCTGCTTGGAGAAAAGAACAGTCCAGACCAGATGCACCAATCAAAG ATCAAGAAATATTACGGAAACTTGAGAAAGAGAAAATCCTGGTCTTTACACCATCCCGAAGGGTGCAAGGGAGAAGAGTGGTCTGCTATGACGATCGATTCATAGTAAAGCTGGCCTTTGAATCAGATGGCATTATTGTGTCAAATGATAACTACAGGGATCTGCAGAATGAGAAACCTGAGTGGAAGAAATTTATAGAGGAACGTCTTCTAATGTATTCGTTCGTGAATGATAA GTTTATGCCACCTGATGATCCTTTAGGACGTCATGGTCCCAGCTTGGATAATTTCCTGCGAAAGCGTCCCGTTATTCCTGAACATAAGAAACAGCCTTGCCCTTATG GGAAGAAGTGCACTTATGGACACAAGTGTAAATACTACCACCCTGAACGTGTTAACCAGCTACAGCGCTCAGTTGCCGATGAGCTTCGTGCAAGTGCTAAGTTATCTGCTGTGAAAACTATGAGTGAAGGAGCCCTGGCAAAATGTGGCATCGCTATATCTGGTGTGAAAGGTGAAGCGGTCTCTGAGATCAAGCGCGTCGCACCAAAGCGCCAGTCTGACCCCAGCATACGATCTGTTGTTTGTGAGCCAGAGGAGCGACTGACACCCGCTCACAGACTCGAGACTAACTCTGTGCCTTCTTTGGTCACTGCATCTAGTGTACCTGCATTTCAAGCTAATAAAAACCACGCAGCCAGTGCCATGAGTACAAGATCTGCAAGCAGCCCTGTGCCATGTTCCAAGCAATTCACTCACCAGAAATCTTCACAAGAGCATATATCCACCTTGCATTATCCTCCCATCCTTGTAACCAACAGCCATGGGAATTCTGTGAGTTACACAGAGCAGTATCCAAAATATGACTCGACTCTGGACACTGGCTATTATTCCATGATAAATGACTTCTCAAATTTAAGTATGAATAGTTTGCGTAACCACGACAGTTATTATGGGTTAGATTCGGATCATGGTTTGTATTCCAGAAACCCCAGTCCTCATTCAGAAACCTGCATTGCAGGAAATGACTCCTATTCTTCATACAATGACTTGGCATACCTAGGCACTGTGGATACAGGCCCAGAAGAGAATGTGAAAGCTCATCAACCACAGACACATAATAGACTCCAACCTTTTGTTCATGGTTACCATGAGCCCATAACAAGAGTACAGAGCTATGGGCCCGAGGAGCCAAAGCAGCCCCAGCGTAAGCAGTCAGTCTCCCACTTGGTACCTCATATCCAGCATTCTGCAGTTGGAGCTCGTTCCAGTTGTCCTGGAGATTATCCGTTTCCTCAGAAAATTCATCCATCTACTAATAATCAAACAGGACGGGCTCTTGTCATGACTAGGCTAGACAGTATTTCTGATTCAAGACTGTATGAGAGTAATCCAATGAGACAGCGAAGACCTCCACTCTGCAGAGAGCAGCATACTAGCTGGGACCACTTGCCATGTGTTACAGACTCTTATAGGTACCCTTCATATCCTTTGACTAATAACCTGATGCAGCCCAATTATGATCCTGGCATGTTCAGAAGTATGCCAGAAAAGATAGAGCAGATCTGGAGGTCACCATGGCAAGGAATGCCTGCTGAGCAACAGGACCATCTGACAATCCGAGAACATCAGTACCAAACCTATCGAAACCTCTGTAACATCTTTCCAGCAGACATAGTGCATGCAGTAATGGAAAAGAACCCCCATGTGACTGACCCGCAGCATCTTGCTGCAGAGATTGTTGCCAAGCAACTACGATCTGGGAGGTAA
- the zc3h12b gene encoding probable ribonuclease ZC3H12B isoform X1, translating into MLDFVIPLSSSARLEKLIPHIERLFRVRVSVGPAAESSRWVHIEQAAEVQEGPRKAKDYVLSLCSPDHKKCEIITSTLRKQLIELKDTIEYESQAVLEIKEKSIEITGGQINVMTAWSMFEKLNMENSSSKEDRKLHLDIGDCRSDSEDWTSSESDTEQLPNKKKGNEIVSKPHRQLCRSPCLERPVLSKCSVLQDFQSEDNKSKFDEGCKSTSLDKEYQAKMEFALKLGYSGEQIQTVLNKLGSDALINDILAELVRLGNKSESEPQPNSMGNSGTLVPRGQCVKEITSPELSLEDEVVDDSDNLRPIVIDGSNVAMSHGNKEVFSCLGIQLAAEYFLEKGHKDITVFVPAWRKEQSRPDAPIKDQEILRKLEKEKILVFTPSRRVQGRRVVCYDDRFIVKLAFESDGIIVSNDNYRDLQNEKPEWKKFIEERLLMYSFVNDKFMPPDDPLGRHGPSLDNFLRKRPVIPEHKKQPCPYGKKCTYGHKCKYYHPERVNQLQRSVADELRASAKLSAVKTMSEGALAKCGIAISGVKGEAVSEIKRVAPKRQSDPSIRSVVCEPEERLTPAHRLETNSVPSLVTASSVPAFQANKNHAASAMSTRSASSPVPCSKQFTHQKSSQEHISTLHYPPILVTNSHGNSVSYTEQYPKYDSTLDTGYYSMINDFSNLSMNSLRNHDSYYGLDSDHGLYSRNPSPHSETCIAGNDSYSSYNDLAYLGTVDTGPEENVKAHQPQTHNRLQPFVHGYHEPITRVQSYGPEEPKQPQRKQSVSHLVPHIQHSAVGARSSCPGDYPFPQKIHPSTNNQTGRALVMTRLDSISDSRLYESNPMRQRRPPLCREQHTSWDHLPCVTDSYRYPSYPLTNNLMQPNYDPGMFRSMPEKIEQIWRSPWQGMPAEQQDHLTIREHQYQTYRNLCNIFPADIVHAVMEKNPHVTDPQHLAAEIVAKQLRSGR; encoded by the exons GATTATGTATTATCCTTGTGCTCTCCAGACCACAAGAAGTGCGAGATTATTACATCAACTTTGCGGAAACAATTAATTGAGCTCAAGGATACAATTGAATATGAAAGTCAAGCCGTACTAGAAATAAAAGAGAAGAGTATTGAAATAACAGGTGGACAAATTAACGTAATGACTGCCTGGTCAATGTTTGAGAAGTTGAATATGGAGAACAGCTCCTCCAAAGAAGACAGGAAGCTTCATCTAGACATTGGTGACTGCAGGTCAGATTCTGAGGACTGGACAAGCTCCGAAAGTGATACAGAACAACTCCCTAATAAGAAAAAAGGGAATGAGATTGTGAGCAAACCACACAGACAACTCTGCCGTTCTCCTTGTCTTGAACGACCTGTTCTTTCCAAGTGCAGTGTCCTGCAGGATTTTCAGAGTGAGGATAATAAATCCAAATTTGATGAAGGCTGCAAGTCTACAAGTTTAGATAAAGAATACCAGGCCAAGATGGAGTTTGCCTTAAAGCTAGGATATTCAGGAGAACAGATACAAACTGTGCTCAATAAACTGGGGTCAGATGCTCTTATTAATGACATTTTAGCGGAACTGGTCAGACTTGGTAACAAAAGTGAATCGGAGCCACAGCCGAATAGCATGGGTAATTCCGGTACCCTTGTACCAAGGGGCCAGTGTGTGAAGGAGATCACTAGCCCAGAACTGTCTTTGGAGGATGAAGTGGTGGATGATTCTGACAACTTGAGACCTATAGTCATCGATGGAAGTAATGTGGCAATGAG TCATGGAAACAAGGAAGTGTTCTCTTGCCTGGGAATTCAGCTAGCTGCAGAGTATTTCCTGGAAAAAGGACACAAGGACATCACAGTGTTTGTTCCTGCTTGGAGAAAAGAACAGTCCAGACCAGATGCACCAATCAAAG ATCAAGAAATATTACGGAAACTTGAGAAAGAGAAAATCCTGGTCTTTACACCATCCCGAAGGGTGCAAGGGAGAAGAGTGGTCTGCTATGACGATCGATTCATAGTAAAGCTGGCCTTTGAATCAGATGGCATTATTGTGTCAAATGATAACTACAGGGATCTGCAGAATGAGAAACCTGAGTGGAAGAAATTTATAGAGGAACGTCTTCTAATGTATTCGTTCGTGAATGATAA GTTTATGCCACCTGATGATCCTTTAGGACGTCATGGTCCCAGCTTGGATAATTTCCTGCGAAAGCGTCCCGTTATTCCTGAACATAAGAAACAGCCTTGCCCTTATG GGAAGAAGTGCACTTATGGACACAAGTGTAAATACTACCACCCTGAACGTGTTAACCAGCTACAGCGCTCAGTTGCCGATGAGCTTCGTGCAAGTGCTAAGTTATCTGCTGTGAAAACTATGAGTGAAGGAGCCCTGGCAAAATGTGGCATCGCTATATCTGGTGTGAAAGGTGAAGCGGTCTCTGAGATCAAGCGCGTCGCACCAAAGCGCCAGTCTGACCCCAGCATACGATCTGTTGTTTGTGAGCCAGAGGAGCGACTGACACCCGCTCACAGACTCGAGACTAACTCTGTGCCTTCTTTGGTCACTGCATCTAGTGTACCTGCATTTCAAGCTAATAAAAACCACGCAGCCAGTGCCATGAGTACAAGATCTGCAAGCAGCCCTGTGCCATGTTCCAAGCAATTCACTCACCAGAAATCTTCACAAGAGCATATATCCACCTTGCATTATCCTCCCATCCTTGTAACCAACAGCCATGGGAATTCTGTGAGTTACACAGAGCAGTATCCAAAATATGACTCGACTCTGGACACTGGCTATTATTCCATGATAAATGACTTCTCAAATTTAAGTATGAATAGTTTGCGTAACCACGACAGTTATTATGGGTTAGATTCGGATCATGGTTTGTATTCCAGAAACCCCAGTCCTCATTCAGAAACCTGCATTGCAGGAAATGACTCCTATTCTTCATACAATGACTTGGCATACCTAGGCACTGTGGATACAGGCCCAGAAGAGAATGTGAAAGCTCATCAACCACAGACACATAATAGACTCCAACCTTTTGTTCATGGTTACCATGAGCCCATAACAAGAGTACAGAGCTATGGGCCCGAGGAGCCAAAGCAGCCCCAGCGTAAGCAGTCAGTCTCCCACTTGGTACCTCATATCCAGCATTCTGCAGTTGGAGCTCGTTCCAGTTGTCCTGGAGATTATCCGTTTCCTCAGAAAATTCATCCATCTACTAATAATCAAACAGGACGGGCTCTTGTCATGACTAGGCTAGACAGTATTTCTGATTCAAGACTGTATGAGAGTAATCCAATGAGACAGCGAAGACCTCCACTCTGCAGAGAGCAGCATACTAGCTGGGACCACTTGCCATGTGTTACAGACTCTTATAGGTACCCTTCATATCCTTTGACTAATAACCTGATGCAGCCCAATTATGATCCTGGCATGTTCAGAAGTATGCCAGAAAAGATAGAGCAGATCTGGAGGTCACCATGGCAAGGAATGCCTGCTGAGCAACAGGACCATCTGACAATCCGAGAACATCAGTACCAAACCTATCGAAACCTCTGTAACATCTTTCCAGCAGACATAGTGCATGCAGTAATGGAAAAGAACCCCCATGTGACTGACCCGCAGCATCTTGCTGCAGAGATTGTTGCCAAGCAACTACGATCTGGGAGGTAA